The window TCGGGCTTCTCCGCGGAAAGCACAGCGAGCGGCAGACCGAGCTGGCTGTTGTAACTTCCAGGCGAAGACAGCACCTGTCTGCCCGCAAGTAGAGATTTCAATGCATCTTTAACGATGGTTTTACCGTTGCTTCCGGTGATCGCCAGCACGCGCTGAAAATATTCACGGCGATGGCAGTGCGCCAGAGCTTGCAGTCCGCGCAGCGGATCGGCCACCACGATCAGGGGCCATGCGGGATCAAGAGCCGCGCCGGCAACCGGGTATTGCGCCAGCTTTTCTTTTTCAACCAAGGCAGCGCTTGCGCCGTTGCGGAAGGCATCGGCAAGAAACCGATGGCCGTCGGTCTGCTGACCTTGCAAGGCAACAAAAAGCGCGCCGGGAGCAGCGCCGCGCGAGTCGGTGCAGATGCGGTCGATTACCAGCGAGGGAGAAGCGCCACGCAGTTCACCACCGATTTCATGGGCAATACGCTCCAGTGTCGTTGGGATCAAGTGATAGCTGCTCCGGTAAGAGTGTAGCAGGACATCTCAGCACCTTTTGCTGCACAACCAGCCGTACTTGCTCGGCCCAGGGTAGCGTTCTGGTCGGAAGATAAAGGATTGTTTCCTCAAAATGCCGGAAACTGCGTTTAAACATCCAATCCACCCACTCCAATGTTCGCCTCTCCCTGCGGAGATACCACGCATTTACAATCAAATCAGCTCACAAATTGATGGCTGGCATTTATCAAAAATGGATGTATGCGTGGGAGACCCGTCTGACCACGCGCGATACGAACCGGGTGGTGCGTCCGCTAGAATGGGGCATGGAATGGGCGCGCCGCTGGCCCCTGGTCAACGGCAACTTTCCCAGCTCAGAAGAGCATTTTGAGAGCTACCTGCACGAGCTGAACGATCATATTGTCGCCAACAGCGACGAGTTTTTTGCCTACAAAACGCCGCAAGACTTCCGCCTGGAAACGCGCAAGATTGAGCTGTTTCCCACCGGCAGCAACGCCAATGACAAAGTTCCTAAGGGCGATGGCACGTTTCTGCGCTTTACTTCGCCTGCGCCGTCTCTGCACCCTGAGAATGACCTGGTGAATGCCCGCTGGTTCCCAGCAAAAGGGAATCGCGCGGTGATCGTGCTGCCGCACTGGAACGCCAACGGCATTGCCTATAACGCGCTCGGTCCCATCTTGAACCGCTTTGGCATCTCCATGTTGCGCCTGAGCAAGCCGTATCACGATATCCGCCGCCCGCAGGAGACAGCCCGCTCTGACTATGCTGTCTCGCCCAACATCTGCCGCACGCTGGACGCAGCCCGCCAGGCCGTGGTGGACGTTCGTGCTTGCATCGATTGGCTTTATTCTCAAGGCAAAGACCATGTGGGAGTCGTGGGAACCAGTCTGGGATCGTGCTACGGATTTCTTGCCGCTGCGCATGATCCGCGCCTGAAAGTGAATGTCTTCAATCACGCCTCCACTTACATGGCGGATGTGGTCTGGACCGGCCAATCCACGCGCCATGTGCGTGAAGGCCTGGAGCGCGATGGCATTACGCTGGAAAGCCTGCGCCAGTCATGGAAGTGCGTGAGCCCCATGGCGTATTTCGACAAGTTCGCGCGCTATCCCAAGAAAAACCTCCTAGTCTACGCCCGTTACGATCTCACGTTTTTGCCGGAACTCTCCCGTGAAGCTGAAGCAGGGTTCCGCAAATATGGCGCCGATCTTAAAACCGTGGTTCTGCCTTGCGGCCATTACACCACCGGTGAAACGCCATTCAAATATATGGATGGATACCACATGGTGAGGTTCCTGGTAAAAAATCTCTGAGCAGCAAAGCTGCTGAAGCCACGCCCGAGTTGCTGATCATCGATACTGCCGGCGATTTTGCTGCTCCATCAAACCTCCGCGCGAGAAATTCCTTCCAATAGGCAGAACATCAAAAGGAGCTGTCGAATGAAGGTGCTGTCGTTCCTGGGAGCAGTGGGTCTTGGAATCTTTTCCGGAGCATGGATTATTGCGGCGCGCCGCCGTCGCGCAGACGCTCGCAAGTCATTTATCGGTCCGACGATCAATATCAACGAAGCTAGTCAGCAGGAAATTATGCAGTCCCTGGGGCTGGACGCTGGAATGGCAGAGCGGATTGTGGAGCACCGGCCTTACCCCAGCAAGATTGATCTGCTTGGCCGCATGGTTGTCCCTGAAGAAATCTATAACTCCATCAAGCACCGCATCAGCTACAAAGCTTCTTGATCTCGGCGTTATTTGTTCTTCCAGACGGGCTTGCGTTTCTCAATTACGGCGCGCAAGCCTTCCTGGACGTCTTCCAGGTTCATCAGCTCGTTGAGATAGAGATCCTGAGAGGTCTTCATGGCTTCTCTGAGTGGACGTCCAATTGAGCTGCTGATTACGCGTTTGGTCACTTCCAGCACCGGTCCGCTGAATTCGCCAATGCGGGCGATTAAAGCGTCTACATGCTTTTGCAGGTCGGCTTCCGGCACAACCTTGTTTACAAATCCGAAGTTCAACGCCTCCTCGGCGGAAAGAGCTTCGCCGGTAAGAATGAGTTCATAAGTTTTCTTGGTGCCTATAAGCTGCGGCAACATCACGGCCGCAAACGGTGGAAACACGCCAAGCTTCACCTCGGGCTGCGCGAACTTGGCTTTCGGTGTGGCCAGCACCACGTCGGCAAAGCCCACCAGCTCTGATCCTGCTCCAATGGCCGGCCCATTTACCACAACCACCACGGGCTTTGAGATATCCACCATCGCCTGAAAGACGCGGGTAAAAGCGTCCAGCGTCTGGAACACGCGGTCAGGGCGCGAGTCTTCCAGTGAAATGCCGGCGGAAAATGCCTGCTGTGAAGATTGCAGAAGAATGGCTTTCACGTCGGCGCGGCCATTCAGGCTTTCAATCGCCTCGGCCATTTCTTTCATCATCGGCACAGTAAGCACATTGTGCGGAGCGTGATTCAGCGTGAGCCGCGCAATGGAATCCACCACATCGAATTGAATGTATTTATAAGTAGGCGCGGGGACGCGGGTGTCGCCGGTAAGATCGGGTTCTGTTTGCGCGGGCCGTGTGGCCATATTCACCTCAATTGCGAGTTGTGGGAAGGATGCGAGCGTGATTATCCGCTGAAAAGCCGCCTAAATACAAGCAGGCAATCGCCTTATGGAGTATCGCAAGTGCATGATGGTCCGGGTGGCGTCAGCTTCCGGAAGGCGTTGTCCTTCTGGTGCGTGTTTGCTTCTTTTATTGACAGCCCGGTTGTTGACGATTAATTTTTACTCCGAGCGAAAATCTCAAAACTATAAGGGAAGGTCGTTACCATGAGGAAATTCTCCAGGCTATTTGCGCTAACTCTTATTTTGGGCCTCCTGAGCGTTCCTATCACTGCTGTGGCAAGTTATGACGATGACGATCAACCACACATGCAGGCTGCGCTTGAAGCCTTGCAACAGGCCAAGCATCATCTGGAAGAAGCCAAGCATGACAAGGGTGGACATCGTGTAGCGGCCATCAAGGCCATTGATTCCGCTATCAACCATGTAAAAGCAGGCATGGAATCAGGCGAAAAACACGAACACAAGAAATAAGCGAGTTCCTACTGCCGGCCCTCATCTGGGCCGGTTTTTCTTTTTTGGCCCGGGCTGCGGCTTGAGTAAAATCGTTTCATGAAGATTGCACTCGGCGCGGACCACGCTGGCTACCAGCTCAAAGACCAGATCAAGCAGCATTTGGAACAGCAGGGTATCAGCGTGTGTGATGAGGGAACTTCTTCGGCGGAGTCAGTAGACTATCCGGACTATGCCCGCGCCGTGGCGCATGATGTGAGCCAGCAGCGCGCTGATCTGGGCATATTGGTGTGCGGCAGCGGCATTGGAATGGCGATCACCGCCAACAAAGTCGATGGCATCCGCGCCGCCAACGTCAGCACGGAATATGAAGCCCAGATGAGCCGCGAGCACAATAATGCCAACGTTCTCGCCCTGGGCGC is drawn from Terriglobia bacterium and contains these coding sequences:
- a CDS encoding abhydrolase domain-containing 18, giving the protein MMAGIYQKWMYAWETRLTTRDTNRVVRPLEWGMEWARRWPLVNGNFPSSEEHFESYLHELNDHIVANSDEFFAYKTPQDFRLETRKIELFPTGSNANDKVPKGDGTFLRFTSPAPSLHPENDLVNARWFPAKGNRAVIVLPHWNANGIAYNALGPILNRFGISMLRLSKPYHDIRRPQETARSDYAVSPNICRTLDAARQAVVDVRACIDWLYSQGKDHVGVVGTSLGSCYGFLAAAHDPRLKVNVFNHASTYMADVVWTGQSTRHVREGLERDGITLESLRQSWKCVSPMAYFDKFARYPKKNLLVYARYDLTFLPELSREAEAGFRKYGADLKTVVLPCGHYTTGETPFKYMDGYHMVRFLVKNL
- a CDS encoding helix-hairpin-helix domain-containing protein — translated: MKVLSFLGAVGLGIFSGAWIIAARRRRADARKSFIGPTININEASQQEIMQSLGLDAGMAERIVEHRPYPSKIDLLGRMVVPEEIYNSIKHRISYKAS
- a CDS encoding enoyl-CoA hydratase/isomerase family protein is translated as MATRPAQTEPDLTGDTRVPAPTYKYIQFDVVDSIARLTLNHAPHNVLTVPMMKEMAEAIESLNGRADVKAILLQSSQQAFSAGISLEDSRPDRVFQTLDAFTRVFQAMVDISKPVVVVVNGPAIGAGSELVGFADVVLATPKAKFAQPEVKLGVFPPFAAVMLPQLIGTKKTYELILTGEALSAEEALNFGFVNKVVPEADLQKHVDALIARIGEFSGPVLEVTKRVISSSIGRPLREAMKTSQDLYLNELMNLEDVQEGLRAVIEKRKPVWKNK
- the rpiB gene encoding ribose 5-phosphate isomerase B; the encoded protein is MKIALGADHAGYQLKDQIKQHLEQQGISVCDEGTSSAESVDYPDYARAVAHDVSQQRADLGILVCGSGIGMAITANKVDGIRAANVSTEYEAQMSREHNNANVLALGARIITADEAFRIVDKWLATQFAGGRHERRVEKIMAIEKEEDTAGTTKSQ